From Wyeomyia smithii strain HCP4-BCI-WySm-NY-G18 unplaced genomic scaffold, ASM2978416v1 HiC_scaffold_40, whole genome shotgun sequence:
AGCAGTGTCATCTGATTTGGGGAATAAATACTGTCGACATACTTCATGAACGAATTTTGGGAACTAACTTAACCCGAATGCTCACCACAATGACACAAGAACAGGCGAAAGGATTCGAGACCCGACTTGACGATCGAACAGAGGTGAGCGCCTAAGTTAAACCTAATTGAGCCCGCCGCTATCATTTGACGCGAATAACCATATCGGACAGTAATTATATCAACCGGATTTTAATCACAATTTACAATTCCAAATTCGCTTTGTCTGAATCCGTATCGACAGGTATCGCGTCGGATTCAAATATAATGAATACGGTACGTGGTTGGTAATGTGAGATTGATTGTGTTGTGATAAAGCGATAAAATCAATACTTTTAATTGGGTGGTTCTGAACTTAGCAACTAGTACGTAAGGTATCATAATTGTTGATTGGAGTTAATATATTTCGAGACACGATGGACTATTGAAACTATGTAAAGTATCCTTAGTCTAGGCCAGCTGTTCGGTCTAGTGGATACGGCTTTGGCAGTAAAGTCGATATTGCTTGGCAGTTTGAAttcataatttcattaaaacgAGTATACCAGTAGTAAATAGTTAATTAAGAAATAATCCGCTCATTGAGTCATCTCGTAAAAACAATGTGTTTTTCAATACCTTTCGAAATTGACGCCTCGAGAAAAGAAGGAAAATGGCTCGTGTTTGTTTGGATAAATATAGCGACCAGTGGTGCTGATCAAGCAAAAGTTGAATCATATCGGTTGTACACTGCAGAATTTGAACACGATTATTATTGCATTCAAATATTCAAGTCTATTTACACTCTTGAAAATTAATTAATAGTCTAACTGTTATACTCCCGGGAAATCATACAGACACTCGAAGCAATCTGCTCCGCCTTGAATAATTATCCcatttgaaagtgtaaattaaCCGTGCAATGTTAATCGCATGTTATTTGTACATACAACATATGTGATATTGATCGTTTTATTATTCTCGAAAGCAACCTTACATCGGTTATTTCAGCACGCAGTTTCCTCTACTCTGTTACAAAGATTGATTTGATATACAATTATAATATCAATTCAAATTGTACCCACCAGATTTTATTTACATTCCGTCATTCTTTCTCAATTGGACTTTCCCCGGTTCAACATTCTCCTCCGCCTCCGGTGCTGGTTCACCTCTATTGCCATCCGTTTCCGTTCGTCTTAGCAGTTGATCGAACTGTTTCAGCATCGTATCGACGCTAGCCTCGATCCGGTCGAGTCGATCGTTGAGGGTATCGTTTTGCGAGTCGGACATATTGTCCGCCGTCAGGCCGACAATCGTGTCGTTCTCCTGCAACAGTTGTTGATTGTGGTTTGAATCATCAGTGGTCGGAAGTTTGTGACCTTCAGCGTACAGTGTTTTATCACTGAGCTCCGAAAGGATTTCTAAAAAGTTTTGCAACACGGGAAAACGATGGGAGTTGGTTGTTCGATGGGCTGGATTTTGTGACGTTCCAGCAGTCTGCGGAGTGCTTGGAGTCGTGCGCCCTGCTagggtatttcggtattgaggTCTACGTGGAGTTGAGTTGTTGTGAACCTAGAAATAATAACATGAGGTTCAATTGAGTTTTTAAATTTAACTATAAAAAGTTGCCTCTCTAGTAATGATATTATTGGCAGCGCAATTTCTATTCTCGCATTGTGTTTTGTCAATGAGAAGAgagtttaaaaatttgaatgtgGTTGAATTAGTAAAGTGTTATTAAGCATAAGttctttaattattattattgaaccAAAGATTTCAAATTAATTGATAAACCTCTTAAGGGTTTATTTCGAGCAACATTTAAATACATCCAACTCATTTTCTTAGTCTCATTCTGGTACTATGAATATGAATAAACAAATGATTAGTATCACGGTTTTCCTGGTTAAATATGTTTTATTTCGATTTCTTAAAGGCAAATACTGTACCAATTTGTTAATCATTATTTTCCCAGACAAAAGGTCGAACTAAGATTGTTCGCTATTTACATCTAAAATGAACTTGCAGCGCTATCTACCAACAATGAGAGCAAGCTCAATCGAACGTTATCATCCAACCGTGGACTAAAACCACTAAAACAGCTATTTCATATTACTACCGCTAGGGCTGCGTCGCAGCTAACGCCTAGCTTTTCGATAAGCGTGGAGCGTTCGCTTCGTTAGGGTGTTTCATTTAATCGATTAACCTGCTGCCTTAGTTGGTTTATGCTGGTTTCCATCTGCTCGAGCCGCTCGACCAGTGATTTATCCTGATTGTGAGTGTCATCTAATAATACTGAAGTGCATCCGGAAGTATCCAGCAGCATTcgcaaaccagtcatttcatcCAGAAGCTGTGGTGTGAAATTCGGAGCGGTGGCAAATGGGCCGAGTGCCCTGCTGTAAACACCATCATCAGCGCTATCGGCCAGTGCATTTAACAGGCTACGCAAGATCGGAAACTGTCGACTGGCGGCTGCTGCGGGTTTGCCTGGTGTCTGCGGTGGGCTGGGACTGTTGGGTGTTGCCGGGAAAATGTGTGAACGTGGTCTCCTGCGGACGTTGGATCGGAACGGAGTTGTGAGGTTGTTTGCGTGCTGTGGGAGAtgtgaagaataaaaaatgctTGTTTGAATAGTGTAATTCGAATCACTTACTTGAGGAATGATTTTTGTTGTGATTtacgatattttttcaaatttacgaTCACTCTTTAAAAATCGTATGATTCTTGTCAAATAAATTGGTATGCGAATTTTACATTCATATTCCGCTCTCAATTTCAGACCGATATCTTGTTGACAAGTTAAGCTTCAATTTACTGAAATCAAGTTGTTCTCAAATTTTTGACAAAACAATATGGATTTGAAGTGAATAATAGAAATTTAAGATTATTGTATtatacactgaattctgtttttacgtgacttttttacgtgatttagttttacgcgatttgctcaaaattgcgcAATTTTTTTACGccatttgttcaaaattacgcgatttttttgcgCTCACGCATtaatcgcgtaaaaagagaatccagtgtattTCATTCTTTGAATGTaaaatataacttttgttgCTTGGAGACATCCATATTTCTCGGGTTCAGGAGAGTGCAAACTTTTTATATTAGGCACCTTCATTTGGAAATAGTTGATAGCCCAAATTGGAAGGGCGCTAATAGCcagtatttattttaaaattttaacaggATGCTGATGGTGGTATAACATCACGGTACGTCCCAACAAGAGTCTAAGATAATTTTGAAGAACGATGCTATCAAAGATGATGAGTCAGAGTTTCCAGATCGATGATGATGAAACAAAAGCTCAGTAATGTCAAGGATTGGTGTTGGCAAAGTGGATGAGTTTTTTTTGgcaaatcaaatattttttgcctttctcctagaaaggtatagcaatcactttcaaaaccgaaaagggtccaaagggccgaatggcatatatcactcgactcagctcgacgagctgagcattttctgtatgtgagtgtgtgtgtgtgtgtatgtgcagatttttattctcactcacttttctcagacatggctggaccgattttcatgaaattaattgcaaatgaaaggtcttgttgtcccataagaccctattgaatttcattgtaatcggatttttagtttagaggttatgtatcaaaatgtaaaattaatgaaacatcattatctcaaaaactacacaaccgatttgaacaaaattgatttcaaatgaacgggctacctaaaataccttcaacttttgaatttcataaagattgaacttgtggttcaaaagttatgacaagaaacgtattttaaagactacttaatctcactcatgtttctcagagatggctgaaccgattttcataaaatcagtgtcagatggaaggtctacttgccccataagaccctattgatttgttttgcaatcagaatattactttgcctgttatgtttaaaaatgtgaaatccagctatgcaaaggaacatattccgaagactacttggactcactcacttttctcagagatggctgacccgatttNNNNNNNNNNNNNNNNNNNNNNNNNNNNNNNNNNNNNNNNNNNNNNNNNNNNNNNNNNNNNNNNNNNNNNNNNNNNNNNNNNNNNNNNNNNNNNNNNNNNNNNNNNNNNNNNNNNNNNNNNNNNNNNNNNNNNNNNNNNNNNNNNNNNNNNNNNNNNNNNNNNNNNNNNNNNNNNNNNNNNNNNNNNNNNNNNNNNNNNNNNNNNNNNNNNNNNNNNNNNNNNNNNNNNNNNNNNNNNNNNNNNNNNNNNNNNNNNNNNNNNNNNNNNNNNNNNNNNNNNNNNNNNNNNNNNNNNNNNNNNNNNNNNNNNNNNNNNNNNNNNNNNNNNNNNNNNNNNNNNNNNNNNNNNNNNNNNNNNNNNNNNNNNNNNNNNNNNNNNNNNNNNNNNNNNNNNNNNNNNNNNNNNNNNNNNNNNNNNNNNNNNNNNNNNNNNNNNNNNNNNNNNNNNNNNNNNNNNNNNNNNNNNNNNNNNNNNNNNNNNNNNNNNNNNNNNNNNNNNNCCTCAATTCATTATCTCTCAGGAGCGATATTTCAGATTCAACCGGTTCACGGTGTTTTTGCTCCTCAGATATCTCACCAGTGTAAGAGCAGTTGTTTCCGAAAGATATTCTTTTACACGTGATTCTCTGAGTAGAAACGACAAACCTATTTGGcgcaaaactaaaaatataagactccacaataaaatcactaaTCTGTCTAAGTGGTTTATCTAGGTGTCTCACGTGTCAAATATGTCACAATCGACCAGGACTTACTACTGGCGGGGAACTTAGTTGCGGACGTgatataaatttttaaataaaataatagtaAAATTGAATTTCTCCTGCCATTCCCTACAAATTTGTTCTAATGCAGGATTAGTCCATTTTTCGTTAAGATGCATTTAGAAACATTGTTTCGCTATATCGATTTTAATTTGAGTAGAATACAATTATTTTTCTGACCTTATAAAAGCACTTTTTTGTCATTCTAAgcacttatttattttttttagcatATTTAAACATCCTGGGTGATCCGTGTTCGCTCGAGCACTTTCCCAACCTTCTCTGACCTTTTGAAGCGTTTTTATTTAAACGGAGTTTAATATGGGATTTTCTTCCCGAGTCTTGTTTGACTTATTTTTCCGTTATTTTGAAATATTGCATCATTTTTTCTCGCTAccttattttttttatcctgCGCTGAATTTACAATCTTTTTctgatttgaattggatttcaaTTTGGAATAACTCTTTTATAATCCTTTCTGGATTATTTCGACTAAGCTAAATTGGGCATAACATTCTTCTTCGAAATTTCCTCGTTTACAATATGTTTTTTTCGCAATTTGGAACTAAATTTATACTAGTATTTAAAAGCGTTTTGTTACTATTATAAACTCAGTTCGagatggttttatttttttttgctgggtGCGTTTTCCGCTATTTGAGGTTAAATTTGGAATGGATTCCTTTTAGAATtatttctggcctttataaaTGTGAATTTTGCTATTCTGAGCTTCGAGGCTCCacttttgagatttttttaccCCTATCGCTAAACGAATACCGAAGGTTGAACTATCCTTATGGTCACTCCATACGAAGCGCCCATACCACTTGGATACGATTATCAcggctcaaagttgggggaattattcattcaGGTTCACTTAAAAAAAACTCACAATTTTGATTTCTATTGGAGTACCCCCGCTCTGTGCAACCTCCCTCTTTGTTGCAAAATAACGCATTTTTTCTAACAGaacttcttcatttttttccaatttatagacgtaggatgtccgaaaaatactgatagatgtttttcaaagaaaataaaccatggaatacagaaaaaaatcattttcgacCGGAAATATTGGCAGaaagattattttgaaattttaaatttaaatttatatttttcagcaGATTCAGCCATTGTTAttctaaatttgataattcgatcgtgtttcttggaaaatttcactcaAAAAACAATTATCATACCGAGGTGAAATCTTAACATACATTATGTTTACGAAACCAGTTTTGATTTTGGCGACATtcttaaattacgtaacgctcataaggGGTAGGGGGAGTATCCTTTAGCATTACGAATTGTTACATAGGTGAGGGGGCAGGGTAAGATAAGCGTTAcataacgaaaaatctctgggatcttTGGGCTATAGCTGTACTCCgaaattgattatttttaagtttttttgaaCTTCATATTGCGTTACATATTTTTGAGGGGATAGGTGGTGGCGTTACGTTTTGTTACAGATGACGTGTGGGGatctaaaaattgtttttgttttgagttaCGTAATTTAGGGATGCCGATGTCGCCTTCATTTATatcaaaaaagcaaagccttggtgctacattccgtatcggaactcgaccttctgtttattatacacagacttcgcagccaactgttaagtgtacaggacaattgcggggcctaCGACAGGACAATTGaggagtgtacaggacaattgaggagtctctcccgagccgagacttgaacctacgacgactggcttgttaggccagcatcatacctcgagactAGCTGGGAGAGCGCTTTATTTACATCATgctttttaaattatatttattgaaAATGACTGAATGACAGAACCAATAATTTATAGGATTTTTCTGGTTATTTGGACAGTGCAACCAGATTTTTCCCTCGTTAAATTAATTAAATCAACGGTTTTTAAACTTCACGAAAATATTAAACAAATCGCGAATTTTTTGCTAcgtagtttatttttatttatatttgttccattattacgagaaaattaaaataaaattgttcTAAATTTGGTATTACCGAAGAATAAAACAGTTTAAAACAAAGTAGCAACGAAAGTGCAATGATGATTGAGAAAGAAAGTTTGGAAATTTTCAAGCAAATCCCAGCTACtctccttaacagagatcaagGTAATCACTTCTCATGGCTTTTCAAATGTCCACTTAAAAATCCCggacaaggcatggatcaccaggcaGCACGATCCTCTACCTagctcaagttgtttacgttcacTGACTTACCTTCTTAGCTATAAAAATTTAAAGGGTTCGCTATTTCCTCAGCAGTCCATCTAAGCATTGAAGAAGACGCTATGTCAGCGTTGAGATAAGCATTTGCAAGTGATAAGAGGAAAAattgatagaattaaaaagtgaaatgaaataATAGTGTAATGTAAAAGTGTGTAGATTCTCTCGATAGCTCGAGTAAATACCAATGAAATTTTATTCGTTGGGAAATATTTCAGAGAAAAACATGGCAACACTGCTTCAAGAAAAAGAATGTTTATATTCCTTGATTGgcaaaaaaatcttgaaaattgtttacaaaaatgatctaattggcaacacttccgatcaATACCTCTACTAacctattgatttattttctttaaaaaacatCTTTCATATGTCTTTAATTTgtgagaaaatgaaaaaaaaaaagattttgaacaAGAAATGTGTTATTCTGCAAAAGAGGGTCCACAGAGTGGGGGTACCATAATTGTGAatcgattttttgataatttacattgtaaaaaatattattagggTTTCCGGGATTTGACGCTCTTGAagcgttttatttatttaattcagAACTCTATTTGGCTTCTCATTCCAATCTTTTGTCTTTAGTTTTTTTAGttgaatttgagatcattttctctttttgtTCTGTGATCTTTTCCATTAGTTAAAGCGAAATTTTGAATCgtgtttttttactttattagatttaaGAAACTTTTGACCGATCAATTCTGTTTGTCACTGAAAATTTGGAATTCACtgttaattttcgaaaaatggtTTGCTTGTTCATCTTCTGCAGTGAAATTTGTAAGACTTCTTGTGTATTTAGGAATAATACCcattaaattattaaaaaatcatgCAAACTGCTAAAAATGCTGCCTTCTTGCGCATTTTGCGCAAAAAAGCTGAAATCTAGAAACACGCATTCacaattttgtggaaaaaaGGTCACATAAAAATTTTTCAGTGTGAAAGATAATTGCAGATAAAAattgaacaataaaaataatcgGGACAAAACTTAAACGAAGCAGAAATATCTATGGCGAAGAAAGTTGGGAAGATATTTCGCAAAAGTGCTTTTAATTTGTTGTGAGAtcgttttgaaattattttgttgTTTGGATTTATGTGGTTTTTAAAAGCATTTTGTCGCTATTCTAAACTCAATTTACGACgtgtgctcggagttttcgagcgtaaagttctgcggtcGATACTTGGCGataaattggaagatggagtgggGCGCAGACTCATGAATCACgaattgtaccaggtatacaaacatggtgatatagtgaaggtaatacagcgggacaGACTTTTTTGggttggacatgtagccagaataccTGACGAGAGAgttgccaaaactatcttcattagagaaccaggaagagatCGTCGATTTCGTGGTAGGCCTTTACGCGGTGGATGtgtgcggtggaagaagatgcacgatctgatGGTGTACAAGGAGACTGGAGATTGGCTGCCCAGGagagaagaagctggacatctctaattcgttcgaccCTAGAACGGTGAACGGACGTTAGCCAactaagtaaagtaagtacacACAATTTGCGATGAGTTTTCCTGTTTTCACCTTCTCTGTTCTTCTAAGTGATTTTTGTTGCTATTTCGAGCTCAAATTTGGATTTCTGTTTCAGGTTTTACAGTTCTgtacagcaattgaatattgaaGGATCTTGGTAGTATTAGTGTTAGAAAGAGTTACAGTTCTATGTTTCATATTATTCAAGGCCAAAAAAGTCGTTATACGTCAAGCATGCACTAATACACAGGCccttccatttttgttttttttttaaattacgtcTGGTTCGGCGATTctgatattttaaaatttatatttcgTCATAATAGATTCTATCAGCTTAAACTTGTACGGTAATAACAAAATGGTTCTAACGATGTGAGAGTACTCTCGTTTTATCATAATCAGTTAGACGGTTGAAATTAATTCGAACTCGAAATTCATTTCTCCGCATCCCAGACGCATCTCCAGTCCGAAACTCGTTCTGGTATGCTCCGGCAATACCGTTTCGGTCGGACTTCAGTCCTATACCGGTCACCCCTGTCGAATCAATCTTCCTTAAAGCGACCGCtcatttcaaaagttttgtaaggAAGCCGTAGCAAAAAGAGCCAATAATCTGACAGcctacaaatatatataaacatGATGAAAATACGGCTTTTTGGGGGCAGATTTTGAACAATTTGCGAAATTGAGCTGAATCTTTCTATAGAAGCGTTTATTGCCTGATGCCACAACATTTTTAAACCTAACCCTGGTTGTCATTTTGCACATCAAGAGTCGTAAACCATGAAAATTACCCCATTCGGTGTGATGATAACTCGAAGGCACAATTATGACGTCTGGTTTGACTGCTAGCATCAGTAGTGTTGAATTTATGGCTGCTGTGTTTATCTCTAAACATTCTTGTTTTCTGTCCATTATGATCTATTTGAGTTTGCTGCATGCATACACCAAGGGCACCCGTCCAATCCAACGACTCGAGCGCCAACTCAACAGAAACTTCGCACGCCCCGATTGCAAACAGAAGCAACGTCGAAAAAGATTGAGCGTTATAGCTTTTTAAATGACATCTACATTTCTCCTTCGAACGAATAAATCTCGCCCCTGGGTCGATGATGCTGGATGTTGTTCTGCTGCTACGGCCCGGTCCCGAGAGTATCGTCGTCGTCTTCGTCTTCATGCCCTCGGAGAGCCGTGAGCTGATACCGATAAATGGTGGACCACCAAATGGTGGTCATGTATGCCTTAAATTAAATCCAGCAGACGCCAACATCCTGAGCACGAGTGGAATCCGATAGAGCACGCAGGCAGTAAGTCCGGGTCGCTCCGGTACAGGATACCATAAATCCGACCAGAAGGTGAGTAGGGGCGCAAAAAATGCTTTTCCGAATTATGGTATCTTGAACTTCAATAAAAGAAGCGTAACTTCATGTTTTATGAACGAAGAAAGCAATGATTTACGGGTGTTTTATAGACATTTGTACTTATTCGGTCGGGCGCTGGGGATCCGCCAGCCAGCAGCAAAATGCGAAATGATTCCCTTTCAGATTTGATCAAAACCCGACTCGGAAGAGTAGTGGGAGTTCCGTCCGGGTAGTTTGCTTGGTTGCTGGAA
This genomic window contains:
- the LOC129733763 gene encoding uncharacterized protein LOC129733763, which gives rise to HANNLTTPFRSNVRRRPRSHIFPATPNSPSPPQTPGKPAAAASRQFPILRSLLNALADSADDGVYSRALGPFATAPNFTPQLLDEMTGLRMLLDTSGCTSVLLDDTHNQDKSLVERLEQMETSINQLRQQVHNNSTPRRPQYRNTLAGRTTPSTPQTAGTSQNPAHRTTNSHRFPVLQNFLEILSELSDKTLYAEGHKLPTTDDSNHNQQLLQENDTIVGLTADNMSDSQNDTLNDRLDRIEASVDTMLKQFDQLLRRTETDGNRGEPAPEAEENVEPGKVQLRKNDGM